In one Lolium rigidum isolate FL_2022 chromosome 3, APGP_CSIRO_Lrig_0.1, whole genome shotgun sequence genomic region, the following are encoded:
- the LOC124702975 gene encoding uncharacterized protein LOC124702975 isoform X1 — MRDLVMPVLLCVAAWAAPSSWLPRLPQALEDLDGAQVGIGGAQASSDRGGHRRAPATVGSVTSQYLPDTVGFGRFEHKSGCSRSSLVVSFPLSLRLESHAKIEGHNPQQSYPPVGLSSKILGWAVSCLTWETFT, encoded by the exons ATGCGGGATCTGGTCATGCCGGTTCTCCTCTGCGTTGCTGCTTGGGCTGCTCCCTCCTCGTGGCTGCCTCGTCTCCCCCAG GCTTTGGAAGATTTGGATGGAGCACAGGTCGGGATTGGTGGTGCACAGGCGAGCTCGGACAGGGGCGGGCACAGGCGAGCTCCAGCTACAGTAGGGAGCGTCACATCCCAATATCTACCAG ACACTGTAGGCTTTGGAAGATTTGAGCACAAGTCGGGATGCTCCCGTTCATCTTTG GTTGTTTCCTTTCCCCTCTCTCTACGTTtggaatcccatgccaaaatcgaAGGTCACAACCCCCAG CAAAGCTATCCTCCCGTGGGCCTTTCTTCCAAGATTTTGGGATGGGCTGTGTCTTGCTTGACATG GGAGACGTTCACATAA
- the LOC124702975 gene encoding uncharacterized protein LOC124702975 isoform X4, whose protein sequence is MPKSKVTTPSDAAKLSSRGPFFQDFGMGCVLLDMSNIKGEGAPRALTAKPCEEPRLDQCWNRVTLLFGTQTDAIFSVASMCYNGFSGATRIFLLHMYSVVFQADQHRHSLRQG, encoded by the exons atgccaaaatcgaAGGTCACAACCCCCAG CGATGCAGCAAAGCTATCCTCCCGTGGGCCTTTCTTCCAAGATTTTGGGATGGGCTGTGTCTTGCTTGACATG TCCAACATAAAAGGCGAGGGTGCGCCGCGAGCCCTCACCGCCAAGCCGTGCGAGGAGCCTAGGCTAGACCAATGCTGGAATAGGGTCACACTTTTGTTTGGCACGCAGACAG ATGCTATTTTTTCGGTTGCTTCGATGTGTTATAATGGTTTCTCTGGTGCGACACGAATATTTCTATTGCATATGTACTCAGTGGTATTCCAGGCAGATCAGCACCGACACAGTCTTCGCCAAG GCTAG
- the LOC124702975 gene encoding uncharacterized protein LOC124702975 isoform X2, with protein MRDLVMPVLLCVAAWAAPSSWLPRLPQALEDLDGAQVGIGGAQASSDRGGHRRAPATVGSVTSQYLPDTVGFGRFEHKSGCSRSSLVVSFPLSLRLESHAKIEGHNPQQSYPPVGLSSKILGWAVSCLTCPT; from the exons ATGCGGGATCTGGTCATGCCGGTTCTCCTCTGCGTTGCTGCTTGGGCTGCTCCCTCCTCGTGGCTGCCTCGTCTCCCCCAG GCTTTGGAAGATTTGGATGGAGCACAGGTCGGGATTGGTGGTGCACAGGCGAGCTCGGACAGGGGCGGGCACAGGCGAGCTCCAGCTACAGTAGGGAGCGTCACATCCCAATATCTACCAG ACACTGTAGGCTTTGGAAGATTTGAGCACAAGTCGGGATGCTCCCGTTCATCTTTG GTTGTTTCCTTTCCCCTCTCTCTACGTTtggaatcccatgccaaaatcgaAGGTCACAACCCCCAG CAAAGCTATCCTCCCGTGGGCCTTTCTTCCAAGATTTTGGGATGGGCTGTGTCTTGCTTGACATG TCCAACATAA
- the LOC124702975 gene encoding uncharacterized protein LOC124702975 isoform X3, with the protein MLPFIFGCFLSPLSTFGIPCQNRRSQPPAKLSSRGPFFQDFGMGCVLLDMSNIKGEGAPRALTAKPCEEPRLDQCWNRVTLLFGTQTDAIFSVASMCYNGFSGATRIFLLHMYSVVFQADQHRHSLRQG; encoded by the exons ATGCTCCCGTTCATCTTTG GTTGTTTCCTTTCCCCTCTCTCTACGTTtggaatcccatgccaaaatcgaAGGTCACAACCCCCAG CAAAGCTATCCTCCCGTGGGCCTTTCTTCCAAGATTTTGGGATGGGCTGTGTCTTGCTTGACATG TCCAACATAAAAGGCGAGGGTGCGCCGCGAGCCCTCACCGCCAAGCCGTGCGAGGAGCCTAGGCTAGACCAATGCTGGAATAGGGTCACACTTTTGTTTGGCACGCAGACAG ATGCTATTTTTTCGGTTGCTTCGATGTGTTATAATGGTTTCTCTGGTGCGACACGAATATTTCTATTGCATATGTACTCAGTGGTATTCCAGGCAGATCAGCACCGACACAGTCTTCGCCAAG GCTAG